The proteins below come from a single Micromonospora citrea genomic window:
- a CDS encoding stage II sporulation protein M, whose product MDLDAYVAEHGGEWRRLEELSRRGRLDAAEVDELVTLYQRAATQLSVLRSRSPDPALVSQLSQVVLRARARLTDRPRPSWAAVGRFLLVNFPGAVYRAWPWWCGVATGFTLLSFFLIWFVAGNPETAGAFIGDEAAGDLVESGFAGYYTEFAAPTFAFHLWTHNAWLAAQCLAAGVLIVPVFYLLWQNALNIGVVGGVMVAYGRADVFFGLITPHGLLELTGVFVAAGLGLRTGWAWIAPPAQLTRGQAVARAGREGIVVAVGLVGLFAVSALIEAFVTPAPVPVPLRVALGAAVWLAFLAYVVLLGRRAPVPVDH is encoded by the coding sequence GTGGATCTCGACGCGTACGTCGCGGAACACGGCGGGGAGTGGCGGCGGCTGGAGGAGCTCTCCCGGCGCGGTCGGCTCGACGCCGCCGAGGTCGACGAGCTGGTCACTCTCTACCAGCGGGCGGCCACCCAGCTCTCGGTGCTGCGCAGCCGCTCACCCGACCCGGCACTGGTCAGCCAGCTCTCCCAGGTGGTGCTGCGCGCCCGTGCCCGGCTCACCGACCGCCCGCGGCCGTCCTGGGCGGCGGTCGGCCGATTCCTGCTGGTCAACTTCCCCGGCGCGGTCTACCGCGCCTGGCCCTGGTGGTGCGGGGTGGCGACCGGCTTCACGCTGCTCAGCTTCTTCCTCATCTGGTTCGTGGCGGGCAATCCCGAGACGGCCGGCGCCTTCATCGGCGACGAGGCCGCCGGCGACCTCGTCGAGTCCGGCTTCGCCGGCTACTACACCGAGTTCGCCGCGCCGACCTTCGCGTTCCACCTGTGGACGCACAACGCCTGGCTCGCCGCCCAGTGCCTCGCCGCCGGGGTGCTGATCGTCCCCGTCTTCTACCTGCTCTGGCAGAACGCGCTCAACATCGGCGTGGTCGGCGGGGTGATGGTCGCCTACGGCCGGGCGGACGTCTTCTTCGGACTGATCACCCCGCACGGGCTGCTGGAGCTGACCGGCGTCTTCGTGGCCGCCGGGCTGGGCCTGCGTACCGGCTGGGCGTGGATCGCGCCGCCCGCGCAGCTCACCCGGGGGCAGGCGGTCGCCCGGGCGGGCCGCGAGGGAATCGTCGTCGCCGTCGGTCTGGTGGGGCTCTTCGCGGTCTCCGCGCTCATCGAGGCGTTCGTGACACCCGCGCCCGTGCCGGTCCCGCTCCGCGTCGCGCTGGGCGCCGCCGTCTGGCTCGCCTTCCTGGCGTACGTCGTCCTCCTCGGCCGCCGCGCTCCCGTCCCTGTCGATCATTAA
- a CDS encoding RDD family protein yields the protein MRAQPRPPARLAPWADAGLVSGEAVELDVRAARIGSRVLALMIDILVQLALALVLSLTAAVVFANLPTGLVDDALAGGAATVGLILVLVGYPVLCERLNHGRTLGKMAVGLRVVSADGAPVGLRQSLTRALVGVAVEWPGLVLPLLSWVAGVAVMLSDRRGRRLGDLVAGTLVVHTRTATAWRPVPTAVPMLVGWAYTLDLSRLDDGLALAARQYLARVHHLAEPARGRLGRGLWAEVSAVTTPPPPPGMPESVYLAAVLGERHRRAWHRLGRGRAVAATLWPELTPTPAASGAPLPAATAAIAAPPGTIRSATPGADLTGNTPATAPTQAPPAVAAQAPPTVRPAVAAQAPAAVRPAVAAQAPAGGAPASGPDA from the coding sequence GTGAGAGCGCAACCACGACCGCCGGCCCGACTTGCCCCGTGGGCCGACGCCGGGCTGGTCAGCGGGGAGGCCGTGGAGCTGGACGTCCGGGCCGCCCGGATCGGCTCCCGGGTGCTCGCGCTGATGATCGACATCCTGGTCCAGCTGGCGCTGGCGCTGGTGCTGTCCCTGACCGCCGCCGTCGTGTTCGCCAATCTGCCGACCGGGCTGGTCGACGACGCCCTCGCCGGTGGCGCCGCGACGGTGGGCCTCATCCTGGTGCTGGTCGGCTACCCGGTGCTCTGTGAGCGGCTCAACCACGGCCGGACGCTGGGCAAGATGGCGGTCGGGCTGCGCGTGGTCAGCGCCGACGGCGCCCCCGTCGGGCTGCGGCAGTCGCTGACCCGGGCGCTGGTCGGCGTGGCGGTGGAGTGGCCCGGCCTGGTGCTGCCGCTGCTGAGCTGGGTGGCCGGGGTCGCGGTGATGCTGAGCGACCGACGCGGGCGCCGGCTGGGCGACCTGGTGGCGGGCACGCTCGTCGTGCACACCCGGACGGCGACCGCCTGGCGGCCGGTCCCGACGGCGGTGCCGATGCTGGTCGGCTGGGCGTACACGCTGGACCTGAGCCGGCTCGACGACGGCCTGGCGCTGGCGGCCCGGCAGTACCTCGCCCGGGTGCACCACCTCGCGGAGCCGGCCCGGGGGCGGCTCGGCCGCGGCCTGTGGGCCGAGGTCTCGGCGGTGACGACGCCGCCCCCGCCGCCGGGCATGCCGGAGTCGGTCTACCTGGCGGCGGTCCTCGGCGAGCGGCACCGGCGGGCGTGGCACCGGCTGGGTCGGGGCCGCGCGGTCGCCGCGACGCTCTGGCCGGAGCTGACGCCCACCCCGGCCGCGTCCGGCGCGCCCCTGCCCGCCGCCACGGCCGCGATCGCCGCACCGCCCGGCACCATCCGCTCGGCGACGCCCGGCGCGGACCTCACCGGGAACACCCCGGCCACGGCGCCGACGCAGGCCCCACCGGCGGTCGCCGCACAGGCTCCTCCGACGGTACGGCCCGCGGTCGCCGCACAGGCCCCGGCGGCGGTACGGCCCGCGGTCGCCGCACAGGCCCCGGCGGGCGGTGCGCCCGCGTCCGGCCCCGACGCCTGA
- a CDS encoding tetratricopeptide repeat protein yields MTAPEIALARVAHLLELNRLDQALDELNRLPAALAVDPAAFRLRAAALTGLDRWDDVVAVARQGLAETGPDAELLGRLGLALRHRREFAPAERALLDALAIEPENPWLLCQYADLCSAVGQTDKAERLVARAAAIVPDAPAVFASRFQLAYARGDDRAAERIAREFLGAWPGSPAALALHGVAAARRGRVGAAHRAFGEAVAQDPTDADYAEAAWETRVYAHPLLVPLRPLYRLGILRTWLLAIGVVVLLNLVGLDLLAGLFGLAWMLFCVWSWIAPALVRRLVLGRWRS; encoded by the coding sequence GTGACCGCCCCGGAGATCGCGCTCGCCCGGGTGGCCCACCTGCTGGAGCTGAACCGGCTGGACCAGGCGCTGGACGAGTTGAACCGGCTCCCCGCCGCGCTGGCCGTCGACCCGGCCGCGTTCCGGCTGCGGGCGGCGGCGCTGACCGGGCTGGACCGCTGGGACGACGTCGTCGCGGTCGCCCGCCAGGGGCTGGCCGAGACGGGCCCGGACGCGGAGCTGCTCGGCCGGCTGGGTCTCGCCCTGCGCCACCGCCGCGAGTTCGCCCCGGCCGAGCGGGCACTGCTCGACGCGCTCGCCATCGAGCCGGAGAACCCGTGGCTGCTCTGCCAGTACGCCGACCTCTGCTCGGCGGTGGGCCAGACCGACAAGGCGGAACGCCTGGTCGCCCGCGCCGCCGCGATCGTCCCGGACGCGCCGGCCGTCTTCGCCTCCCGCTTCCAGCTCGCGTACGCCCGGGGCGACGACCGGGCCGCCGAGCGGATCGCCCGGGAGTTCCTCGGGGCGTGGCCGGGCAGTCCGGCGGCGCTCGCCCTGCACGGCGTCGCCGCCGCCCGGCGTGGCCGGGTGGGCGCCGCGCACCGCGCCTTCGGTGAGGCGGTGGCGCAGGACCCCACCGACGCGGACTACGCGGAGGCGGCCTGGGAGACCCGGGTGTACGCCCACCCGCTGCTGGTGCCGCTGCGGCCCCTCTACCGGCTGGGGATCCTCCGCACCTGGCTGCTCGCGATCGGCGTGGTCGTGCTGCTCAACCTCGTCGGGCTGGACCTGCTCGCCGGCCTGTTCGGCCTGGCGTGGATGCTCTTCTGCGTCTGGTCGTGGATCGCCCCGGCGCTGGTCCGCCGGCTGGTCCTCGGCCGGTGGCGGTCGTGA
- the ahcY gene encoding adenosylhomocysteinase: MTSTLPASASGTPSEARPSTLAEGDYKVADLSLAEFGRKEIQLAEHEMPGLMAIRREFADAQPLAGARITGSLHMTIQTAVLIETLVALGAQVRWASCNIFSTQDHAAAAIVVGPDGTPEAPAGVPVYAWKGESLEEYWWCTEQVLTWPDGQGPNMILDDGGDATLLVHKGVEFEKAGVVPPVESADSEEYAVILGVLHRSLAADGQRWTRIASGIKGVTEETTTGVHRLYEMHRAGTLLFPAINVNDSVTKSKFDNKYGCRHSLIDGINRATDVLIGGKMAVVLGYGDVGKGCAESLRGQGARVVVTEVDPICALQAAMDGYQVATLDDVVEQADIFITATGCFNVITNEHMARMKHQAIVGNIGHFDNEIDMAGLAKRSDVERVNIKPQVDLWKFADGHAIIVLSEGRLLNLGNATGHPSFVMSNSFANQTIAQIELYTKTEDYPTGVYVLPKHLDEKVARLHLDALGAKLSTLTKEQAAYLGIPVEGPFKPEHYRY, encoded by the coding sequence ATGACCAGCACCCTCCCGGCGTCCGCCAGCGGCACGCCGTCCGAGGCCCGGCCGAGCACTCTCGCCGAGGGCGACTACAAGGTGGCGGATCTGTCGCTCGCCGAGTTCGGGCGCAAGGAGATCCAGCTCGCCGAGCACGAGATGCCCGGCCTGATGGCGATCCGTCGTGAGTTCGCCGACGCCCAGCCGCTCGCCGGCGCCCGGATCACCGGGTCGCTGCACATGACCATCCAGACCGCCGTCCTGATCGAGACCCTGGTCGCGCTCGGCGCGCAGGTCCGCTGGGCGTCCTGCAACATCTTCTCCACCCAGGACCACGCCGCCGCCGCGATCGTGGTCGGCCCGGACGGCACCCCCGAGGCCCCGGCCGGCGTCCCGGTCTACGCCTGGAAGGGCGAGAGCCTCGAGGAGTACTGGTGGTGCACCGAGCAGGTGCTCACCTGGCCCGACGGGCAGGGCCCGAACATGATCCTCGACGACGGCGGCGACGCCACCCTGCTGGTGCACAAGGGCGTCGAGTTCGAGAAGGCCGGGGTCGTCCCGCCGGTCGAGTCCGCCGACTCCGAGGAGTACGCGGTCATCCTCGGCGTGCTGCACCGCTCGCTCGCGGCCGACGGTCAGCGGTGGACCCGCATCGCCTCCGGCATCAAGGGCGTGACCGAGGAGACCACCACCGGCGTGCACCGGCTCTACGAGATGCACCGCGCCGGCACCCTGCTCTTCCCGGCCATCAACGTCAACGACTCGGTGACGAAGAGCAAGTTCGACAACAAGTACGGCTGCCGCCACTCGCTGATCGACGGCATCAACCGGGCCACCGACGTGCTGATCGGCGGCAAGATGGCGGTCGTGCTCGGCTACGGCGACGTCGGCAAGGGCTGCGCCGAGTCGCTGCGCGGCCAGGGCGCCCGGGTCGTGGTGACCGAGGTCGACCCGATCTGCGCCCTCCAGGCGGCGATGGACGGCTACCAGGTCGCCACCCTGGACGACGTGGTCGAGCAGGCGGACATCTTCATCACCGCCACCGGCTGCTTCAACGTCATCACCAACGAGCACATGGCCCGGATGAAGCACCAGGCCATCGTCGGCAACATCGGCCACTTCGACAACGAGATCGACATGGCCGGCCTGGCGAAGCGCTCCGACGTGGAGCGGGTCAACATCAAGCCGCAGGTCGACCTCTGGAAGTTCGCCGACGGGCACGCGATCATCGTGCTGTCCGAGGGCCGCCTGCTGAACCTGGGCAACGCCACCGGCCACCCGAGCTTCGTGATGTCGAACTCGTTCGCCAACCAGACGATCGCCCAGATCGAGCTGTACACGAAGACCGAGGACTACCCGACCGGCGTCTACGTGCTGCCGAAGCACCTGGACGAGAAGGTCGCGCGGCTGCACCTGGACGCGCTCGGCGCCAAGCTGAGCACCCTGACCAAGGAGCAGGCCGCCTACCTCGGCATCCCCGTGGAGGGCCCGTTCAAGCCGGAGCACTACCGGTACTGA
- the manA gene encoding mannose-6-phosphate isomerase, class I — MELLYGPIRDYAWGSRSAIARLQGRPVPSDGPEAELWLGAHPGAPAMVDRDGHRVSLTDLLLAEPDHWLGERVVGRFGTRLPFLLKVLAADAPLSLQAHPDAEQARAGHAADADRPDGQRNYVDPYHKPELLVALSPMEALCGFRDPVESAEALTRFGVPGLEPVLAALRTGPAGLRDAVRLLLTWPADERDALVAAVVAAPVAGPEGDLARELAAAYPGDPGVLVAMLLNRVRLAPGEAIWMPAGNLHAYLRGTGVEIMAASDNVLRGGLTPKRVDVDELLRVLRFEVLRDPVVPPLEVAPGVVAWPVPVEDFALHRVTVGAALPEVTLPVPGPRVVLCCSGEVSVDDGGGAVTLGSGRAAVGTAAAGPLRVAGTGEAYVASCGLR; from the coding sequence GTGGAACTGCTGTACGGACCGATCCGGGACTACGCCTGGGGGTCCCGCTCGGCGATCGCCCGGTTGCAGGGCAGGCCGGTGCCGAGCGACGGACCGGAGGCCGAACTGTGGCTGGGCGCCCACCCGGGCGCCCCGGCCATGGTCGACCGCGACGGTCACCGGGTCAGTCTGACCGACCTGCTGCTCGCCGAGCCGGACCACTGGCTCGGCGAGCGGGTCGTCGGCCGGTTCGGCACCCGGCTGCCGTTCCTGCTCAAGGTGCTCGCCGCGGACGCCCCGCTGAGCCTCCAGGCGCACCCGGACGCCGAGCAGGCCCGCGCCGGGCACGCCGCCGACGCCGACCGCCCCGACGGGCAGCGCAACTACGTCGACCCGTACCACAAGCCCGAACTGCTGGTCGCGCTCTCGCCGATGGAGGCGCTCTGCGGGTTCCGCGACCCGGTCGAGTCGGCGGAGGCGCTCACCCGCTTCGGCGTACCCGGGCTGGAGCCGGTGCTGGCGGCGCTGCGCACCGGCCCGGCGGGGCTGCGGGACGCCGTACGGCTGCTGCTGACCTGGCCCGCCGACGAGCGGGACGCGCTGGTGGCGGCAGTGGTGGCGGCCCCGGTCGCGGGGCCCGAAGGGGACCTGGCGCGGGAGTTGGCCGCCGCCTACCCGGGTGACCCGGGGGTGCTGGTGGCGATGCTGCTCAACCGGGTGCGGCTCGCCCCCGGGGAGGCGATCTGGATGCCGGCCGGCAACCTGCACGCCTACCTGCGGGGCACCGGCGTGGAGATCATGGCGGCCAGCGACAACGTGCTGCGCGGCGGGCTGACCCCGAAGCGGGTCGACGTCGACGAGTTGCTGCGGGTGCTGCGCTTCGAGGTGCTGCGCGACCCGGTGGTGCCGCCGCTGGAGGTCGCTCCCGGGGTGGTCGCCTGGCCGGTGCCGGTGGAGGATTTCGCGCTGCACCGGGTGACGGTGGGCGCGGCGCTGCCGGAGGTGACGCTGCCGGTGCCCGGGCCCCGGGTGGTGCTGTGCTGCTCCGGGGAGGTCTCGGTCGACGACGGCGGCGGCGCGGTGACGCTGGGGTCGGGGCGGGCAGCGGTCGGGACGGCGGCTGCCGGGCCGCTGCGCGTGGCGGGCACGGGCGAGGCGTACGTCGCGAGCTGCGGCCTGCGCTGA
- a CDS encoding cation diffusion facilitator family transporter gives MSANGGTKAIVAALLANAGIAVTKFVAFLLTGSSSMLAESIHSVADSGNQGLLLLGGRRAKRAATPQHPFGYGRERYIYAFIVSIVLFSVGGLFALYEAYHKFSHPEPIDEWQWVPVTVLVVAIIMESFSFRTAIKESNLVRGNQSWVKFVRRAKAPELPVVLLEDLGALVGLVFALFGVGMTLITGNGEWDAIGTAMIGVLLVAIAIILAIETKSLLLGEGAEAHDVAAIEKAVTDGPEFERIIHMKTLYLGPEELMVAAKVAAPACESAEVLARSINTVEARIRAAVPTARVIYLEPDIYSAAAERAGTGSAAHTAVPGSEPGEAAGRPGS, from the coding sequence GTGAGCGCCAACGGTGGTACGAAGGCGATCGTCGCCGCCCTGCTGGCCAACGCCGGCATCGCCGTCACCAAGTTCGTCGCGTTCCTGCTGACCGGGTCGTCGTCGATGCTGGCGGAGTCGATCCACTCGGTGGCCGACTCCGGCAACCAGGGGCTGCTGCTCCTCGGTGGGCGGCGGGCCAAGCGCGCGGCCACCCCGCAGCACCCCTTCGGCTACGGCCGCGAGCGCTACATCTACGCGTTCATCGTGTCGATCGTGCTGTTCAGCGTCGGTGGCCTGTTCGCCCTCTACGAGGCCTACCACAAGTTCTCCCACCCCGAGCCGATCGACGAATGGCAGTGGGTGCCGGTCACCGTGCTGGTGGTCGCGATCATCATGGAGTCGTTCTCCTTCCGCACCGCCATCAAGGAGTCCAACCTCGTCCGGGGCAACCAGTCCTGGGTGAAGTTCGTGCGGCGGGCCAAGGCCCCCGAGCTGCCGGTGGTGCTGCTGGAGGACCTGGGCGCGCTGGTCGGTCTGGTCTTCGCGCTCTTCGGCGTCGGCATGACGCTGATCACCGGTAACGGCGAGTGGGACGCGATCGGCACCGCGATGATCGGCGTGCTGCTGGTGGCCATCGCGATCATCCTCGCCATCGAGACCAAGAGCCTGCTGCTCGGCGAGGGCGCCGAGGCGCACGACGTCGCCGCCATCGAGAAGGCGGTCACCGACGGGCCTGAGTTCGAGCGGATCATCCACATGAAGACGCTCTACCTCGGCCCGGAGGAGCTGATGGTTGCCGCGAAGGTCGCCGCGCCGGCCTGCGAGAGCGCCGAGGTGCTGGCCCGGAGCATCAACACCGTCGAGGCCCGGATCCGCGCCGCCGTGCCGACCGCCCGGGTGATCTACCTGGAGCCGGACATCTACAGCGCCGCCGCCGAGCGCGCCGGCACGGGAAGCGCGGCGCACACCGCCGTGCCGGGGTCCGAGCCGGGTGAGGCCGCCGGGCGGCCCGGGAGCTGA
- a CDS encoding SIS domain-containing protein, which produces MIDGTAGVSGRREPDEALLDDQDALVAHDPGDMLRHTASAGAQVRESAALAAEANLQVLADEGRPRAVVIAGIGTAGRTGDVLATVAGPRCPVPVIPHRSAGVPGWVGAADVVIAVSASGRSPEALGAAEAAHRRGARLVAVGAPDSQLQSVAERARAPFIPVPRRAPARASLWALTVPVLLAARTLGLVKVNEADLAETAARLDADADRCRPTAESFVNPAKSLALGLAGSVPIVWGSSPLATVAARRFGDTLSANARYPVVSGALGEAGRGRVGLLDGVFGGLAEGERDIFADPDDEAPAGTRLRLVLLRDGGLNPEDDADEPLDVEERRADAVQTLAERRGVRCDVVTAEGGSALERLASLVAVPDFASVYLALAHGLDPMAVPAITEMKELANQ; this is translated from the coding sequence GTGATCGACGGTACGGCCGGAGTCAGCGGCCGGCGGGAGCCCGACGAGGCACTGCTCGACGACCAGGACGCGCTCGTCGCGCACGACCCGGGCGACATGCTGCGTCACACCGCCTCCGCCGGCGCGCAGGTCCGCGAGTCGGCCGCCCTGGCCGCCGAGGCCAACCTCCAGGTGCTCGCCGACGAGGGCCGGCCCCGCGCCGTGGTCATCGCCGGCATCGGCACCGCCGGGCGTACGGGCGACGTGCTGGCGACCGTCGCCGGGCCGCGCTGCCCGGTGCCGGTCATCCCGCACCGCAGCGCCGGCGTGCCGGGCTGGGTGGGCGCCGCCGACGTGGTCATCGCCGTCAGCGCCTCCGGCCGCAGCCCCGAGGCGCTGGGCGCCGCCGAGGCCGCGCACCGGCGGGGTGCCCGGCTCGTCGCCGTCGGCGCGCCCGACTCGCAGCTGCAGTCGGTGGCCGAACGCGCCCGGGCGCCGTTCATCCCGGTGCCCCGGCGCGCCCCGGCCCGGGCCAGCCTGTGGGCGCTCACCGTGCCGGTCCTGCTCGCCGCCCGTACGCTCGGCCTGGTGAAGGTCAACGAGGCGGATCTGGCGGAGACCGCGGCCCGGCTCGACGCCGACGCCGACCGGTGCCGCCCGACGGCGGAGTCCTTCGTCAACCCGGCGAAGTCGCTCGCCCTGGGCCTGGCCGGCTCGGTGCCGATCGTCTGGGGCTCGTCGCCGCTGGCCACCGTCGCGGCCCGCCGGTTCGGCGACACCCTGTCCGCCAACGCCCGCTATCCCGTGGTCAGCGGGGCGCTGGGCGAGGCGGGGCGTGGGCGGGTCGGCCTGCTCGACGGCGTCTTCGGTGGCCTCGCCGAGGGGGAGCGGGACATCTTCGCCGACCCCGACGACGAGGCGCCGGCCGGCACCCGGCTGCGGCTGGTGCTGCTGCGCGACGGCGGGCTGAACCCGGAGGACGACGCCGACGAGCCGCTCGACGTCGAGGAGCGCCGCGCCGACGCGGTGCAGACCCTCGCCGAGCGGCGCGGCGTCCGTTGCGACGTGGTGACCGCCGAGGGCGGCTCCGCGCTGGAGCGGCTCGCCTCGCTGGTCGCCGTGCCGGACTTCGCCTCGGTCTACCTCGCCCTGGCACACGGACTGGACCCGATGGCCGTACCGGCCATCACCGAGATGAAGGAGCTGGCAAACCAGTGA